AGCGGCTCAAGTCCCTTCGCCCCTTGTGGGAGAAGGGACTTAGGGATGAGGGGAAAAGATTGGTCAGGTAACCAGGGTCTCTCAGTTAATATCATGCTCTTACTCAGGCTGCACTACCTAAGGCTGGCGTAGGGTACTCGGTTGATAAAAACCGGCAAACCAAGGGAGCAGGGCATGAAAAACATGACCCACCCAAACCAGCAGTTTAACCCTTAATCGGCGTTGTACTCTGCCTGTACTTTCAGGCATCGGTGTGCAGGCTACTGGCCGTTCTGGCTTAGCAAGGAAAGCCCTTGGTAAGGTCTGATCATCTAAATGCTGCTCACCCTCTGAAGGTCGATGCTGACGATACCGGTAGGTTTTCCACAGTAAACGATACAGACTGGGACGCAGAAATGGCGTTAGGGGATCAACCGCTAATGCCTCCCTGAGCCAGTGTTGGCTTTGGGCAATATTCCCCACTCGATCGCTCTCGAATGCCAAATACATAAAAAAATTACCCTTAGATAGTCGTAACAAGCGTTCTGGCAAATCCGGATGACGTTGGTGAACCCACGCAAGCACCTGACAATAGGAGTTCGCCATCGAAGTGTAATTACAGGACATACTGCTCGATAACTTGCGGTAACCAATTAGGAACTCTGGCACAACCTGAAATTGATAGTGTTCCGCCAGCCGCAAGTATAAGTCCAGATCCTCACAGCCTTGGGCACCCTGGGCACGCAGTTCCGTACTATAAAGGCCCACCTGCTCTAGGCAGCAGCGACGAATCACAGATGCACTGGCATTACCCAAAAAATCATGACAAACCAAGGTCAGAAAGACATTGCCCTGGATGGCAAAGGCCCGACATCCCCCCAACGGCAAACCATTCTCGTCAATATAGTTTGACCAGGCATAAACCACCCCAACCTTGGGATCACTGCGTAAAAAACAGGCAATTTGCTTTTCCAGGTTTTGAGGGTACCAGATATCATCGGCATCGATCGGCGCAATGAACGCCCCCTTGGCTTCCCGAATCCCGAAATTTCGAGCTGCTGCGACCCCCCCATTGGGTTGTTGTAGTAAACGAATCCGAGCATCGCGATCGCAGTATGCTTGCGCGATCGCTCCAGTTTGATCCGTTGACCCATCGTCAACCACCAACACTTCAAAATGAGGATAGGTTTGGGCCAAAATCGAATCCAGCGTTGTTGCCAGAAAACGCTCAGCATTATAGGCAGGCACAATGACAGAAACGAGCGGTAAGATCTGAGCGTGTGCCATCACATTACGGGGTTGTGTAAATTTTGGGGAAATAGGCCCTGTAGGTGGGAGGCAGGATGGAGCTAAGATACACTCTCAGACGATGGGCGGTTTCGCTCTTCCAAGCACTTTGCCAATGCCATATATGGCCGAGAATAAATGCCAGTCCACTGTAGAAATAATATAGCCAATGCATCCCTATACTTTGCAGCGCAAAGAAACTGCCCCGCTTTTGATAGAAAAAGACATAAATCTCCCAGTTCAGTCCTAATAGAACCCCGATCCCAAGCAGGGCTAATCCCAGGAGGTGGGGGTTGAAGATACTGGTCATCCCTACAGCGATCAGGGTAAAGACCGTCACGACGCTGAGGCGGCTCGGTAGACTCAAGTTCAAGTCATTCGCTAACCCTGACCCATTCGCCAACAACAACCGCGTCCACGGCACGCCCCGGTCTAAGATATCGGTCTTGATCAAGCTTTTAAGGGTCCAAGCCTTATGATGTTTAACTTGCACATGCTTTGCTAGCAGAATCTGGCCACCGCGCTGGGCCAGTCGGTAACCTAAATCGATATCTTCAATGCAGGGTCGCGGATAACGTGCCGTATCAAAGCCGCCCAAGGCAAAAAACGTCGATCGCCGCACCGCTCCACACCCGGCCCAGAAGCTGGTTGAGTGCTCCGCACTACTTTGGTGGACATAGTGGTGCATCAGGTTCTTGAACTGTGCCACAAAATTGTGGGCCTTGGGCGCATCATCGTAGGAACCAAACACCGCCTCCACCTCTGGCCGCTGTCGTAGGACCTTGGCCAAATTACCCAAGGTGTCGGGATGTACTTCACAGTCCGCATCAATGAAGCAGACATATTTCCCCTGGGCAACCTTAGCTCCCTGGTTACGGGCAGCCCCTGGCCCCACCCGTCCCCCAGTGTGCAAGAGGGTTGCGCCAAACACAGTGGCCACTTCTGCCGACCGATCCTGGGAACCATCATTAACCACAATCAATTCCCAATCCTTGAAAGCTGACCTTGTGAGCGCCTGTAGACAGTCTACAAATGCCTCCCCCCCGTTATAGACCGGCACAATAACAGATAGGAAAGGTCTTGCCCCTGCTACTACCATCACTACACTTCCTCCTCTAACCTGGCTGAGATCCCGTTCCCTTACAGCCAACGCCCCGTTGCGCTGGCCAACGATCGCACCGCCCTTGGATCTGCTGGGAACAGTTCGGCCATCAAGCGGAAAACATCCTCAATCACGCCATCACTGTTCATATAATGGAACGATCCCGTCCGGCCTAGGAGATGCAGGTTCGGCCATTGGCCCAAGTAGTCCTTGACCTGTTGCAGTTTCTCTTGATAGCCGATGGTGTAGACCGGATAGGCGTAGGGCACCCGCAACACCCAATGCTTCAAAACATCAGGTTTGCTCACCCAACCAATCTCATGCATCTGACTGACCACAGTATCGGCAATCGCCTCATCCGACATCTGCCAAGTCGGTTCACCGCGACTGGCAAAGATCTCAACGGCCAGGGAGGTGTAGCGATCGTCCGGGATCATCGCCGGGGACCAGTTTTTGGGTTCATGGGTTCGACCAAACATCAGGTCACGATCGGGGAAGTAAGTCCAGCTATCCTGGCTTACCTGCGGCTTGTCGATCGCCAGGAACAGACAAATTAAATCTCGATACTCCAGGTCATACTGGGCTAATACATCACGGCTACCCAACTCAGTCGGAATCGCTTCTAGCAGGTAGTTGAGTGGAATCGTCGAAATCACCTGATCCGCTGTCATCGTTTGGCGATGCTCATTCCTCTGACGCAGAGTGACCTCAAACCCACCGGACTCCAAGGGAACCAGCGCCAATACCGTCGTCGAGGTGTAAATGGTGCCCCCCAGCCGCGTAATCTCCTGCCGCAGGGTTTCTGGGATCAGGCCAAAACCCTCACGGGGATAAATAGAACTGGGAGATCGCCGTTGCCGGTGCCTTCTGTGGGGGGAAAATCGCATGGCGCACCGCTCGCCACATACTCGGAATCCCAATCCGTTGCGATGCCCAAGCCGCTGAGAGCCGATCGCCGGGAATTCCCCAGACTTTCTCCGTATAGGGTTGAAAAAAGACTTCGTAGAGTGCCCGACCGTAGCGCTTGATCACCCAATCCTCAAAGGAGACATCCCGGCGTTGGCGCTCCGTTAGCTTGGCCATCAGATAGCTACTGACCATCTGGATGGCTTTCAGCGGCGAGAAGATCGTTAATGCCCCAGGGAATTGAATGGGATAATCAACAAACTGCTGATTGAGGTAAATATGGCTAAAGCGAGGCACCGTTAACAAATCCGCCCCCAGCAGATCCTTGAGCCACTGGACTACCGAGGGGTTGTTACTGTGGAAGCGATGGCCCCCAATATCAAACCGAAAGCCGTCCCGCTCAAAGGTACGGGCTAACCCACCGACCGTCGCGCCCTTTTCAACCACGGTCACGTGACAACCTTGCTTGAGCAGCTCACGGGCAATCGTCAGACCCGCAATCCCCCCTCCAAAAACAACATGGCCACCCCCTACCTGGGTTTCCATACCTGCCAACGGCTCTACAGCAATCATAGATTTTCTAAAATGGGTGAGGTTTTAAGGATCGAAATTAATGCCAGACAAGTTAATGCCAGACAAGTTAATGCCAGACAAGGGATGACTCTGCAAGACTCCCTAAGACTCAAAAAGCGTCAAAAACGGGTTGACTTGGGAATTTGTTCAAAGGACATCAAAGGAAAAAGCGATTAAACGGTTTAGCCTTCCAGAAACTCCAGTGCGCGCCGCCATCACCCCACCGCTGGGGTGCGATTTAGCAGGAAATGGATAGACTTAACTTGATAGGCATTCTGTCAGGTTTTTAGGGCCAAGGGAATAGCTTCATTGAAACTTCACCTCAGTACTTTCCCGGATGAAGCATACCCCAGCGGAGGGTAGCTGCCATCAACTACTAGGACAAGTCCAGTGTGTCTGATAGTGATGCCGGCTCTTCTGAGTTTATGGTAAGGGCGCGTAGCGCCCTTACCATAAACTCAACCTTTAAGATCGTTTATTTGTAGTTGCTGATACTGTACACCCAAATCTCAGCAGAGGCGTGATGCCCTATTGTGGTGAAAATGTCGTGAAAATATGGTGAAACCCCCTGCTTGCCTGGATTAGGCATCAGGAGGCAGGGGGTTGACCTTGAAGCTTATTGATACAGGCGTTACAGTTGGGGCAGCCAGCCAACCCTGACCCGATCGCGAGGAATCTTGATAGGATTGGGGTGTGGTTGACATAGCGGCTGCATCCTAAAATACTGGGCGGCAGTCTATCTCCTTCAGTTAGGTGACCTTACTGCCATGAATCGGCTTTGGCGCGCTTTGAGGATTTCGACGATTTCCCTGGTTCCAGCCCTTGCCTTGGGAGCCATAACCGTTTCCCCCCTGCTTCAGCAGGCATGGGCACAGGCCGCCGGCCCAGCACCGGGACGGGCCTTAACCCTACGATCAGATGTGCAGGAGGCTAACGCGAAGACTGGGGTTGTCACTGCACGGGGGAATGTCCAGATCAACTATCCGGCTCGACAGATCCAGGCCACTTCGGCGCAAGCTCAGTACTTCAGCAAGGAGCGGCGCATTGTTCTGAGTGGGGATGTTTTTGTCCTGCAGGAGGGCAATAGTCTGCGGGGCGAAACCGTCACCTATCTGATTGATGAGGGCCGCTTTATTGCCCATCCCCAGCCCCGCAGTCAAGTAGAATCCATTTATATTGTGTCTGATCCCAATGCCCCGACGCAGCCGCCTGCGCCGATCGCAACCCCACTCCCGACTCCTAATTTTGCGACCCCACCCGCCGTAACTCCTTCCCCTAGCCCTGCTGTTTTGCCATCGCCAGCGGTCACGGTACCTACAACGCCCGTGCCGTCCTTCCCCGGTCATGAGGCCGGACCCTAGGGGTGTTCGGACTGATCGTTATCTGTGAACTGCTTTATCTGTTAACCGCTTTGCTAATCTTTTTGTTAACCTTACCTTCAGGGCCAAGGGGGCGATCGCGGCGAGGGAGTCAGCACGTTGAAAATAGTTCTGGAGAATATCCATAAGTTTTACGGGCAGCGAGCGGTAGTCAACCGGGTTAGCCTATCGATTTCCCAGGGGGAAGTGGTTGGGCTATTGGGGCCAAATGGGGCCGGCAAGACGACCACGTTTTATATGATGACGGGGCTGATTAGACCAGACCAGGGCAAGGTCTGGCTCGATGGGGTGGATATTTCTTCCCTGCCGATGCACCGACGGGCACGCCTGGGAATTCGTTATTTGGCCCAGGAAGCCAGCATTTTTCGTCATTTAAGCGTGCGCGATAACATACGCTTGGTGTTGCAGGAAAGCCAGGTTCCCCGTCAGAAGCAACAAGCGTTACTGAACCATTGGTTACAGGAGTTTCGCCTGGAGCGGGTGGCCGATACGGCAGGCATTGAAGTGTCAGGGGGAGAGCGCCGTCGGACGGAGTTGGCCCGTGCTCTAGCTGTGGGGGTTGATGGCCCTAAGTTTTTACTGTTGGATGAACCGTTTGCAGGAATTGACCCGATCGCTGTTTCGGAAATTCAAGGCACGATCGCCCGTCTGCGGGAGAAAAAAATCGGCATCCTAATTACGGATCACAATGTTCGGGAGACGCTGGCTATCACCGATCGCGCCTACATCATGCGGGATGGCCAGATCCTGGCATCGGGTAATGCGGAGGAGCTTTACAATAACCCCCTAGTGCGGCAATACTACCTGGGTGAGAGTTTCCAAGCTTAGATGACGCCCAAGTTTAGGTAACGCTCAGGCAACCAGGTAACCAGGCACCAAGAACCAAGGGTAGATTCAGTAGATTAAGATCTGGGCGTGTGGTTGTATTTATCCCGCTTCGGGTTTATTGATAATGGCTGCTTCCCCTTCCTTCAAGGCCTCGTGGTGGCGTTGGTTGAGCGATCGTATTCCCGTCCTCGACTACTACATTATCCAGGAACTGCTGCCGCCCTTTCTGTTTGGAGTGGGGGCGTTCACGTCGATTGGGATTGCGATCGGTGCCCTGTTTGAACTGGTCCGGCAGGTAACCGAGGCTGGGTTGCCGATCAGTACGGCCATGCAGGTCTTTTTTCTGAAGCTACCCGACTTTCTAGTGTTGTCGTTCCCGATGGCGGTGTTGCTCTCAACCCTAATGACCTACGGGCGGTTGTCGAGTGACAGCGAATTGATTGCTTTGCGCAGTTGTGGCATCAGTATCTATCGGATTGTTCTGCCCGCGATCCTCATGAGTCTGGTGGTTACGGGACTGACCTTTGTCTTTAATGAACTCATTGTGCCGGCAGCCAACTATCGCGCTACCCTAACTCTGCAACAGGCTTTAAATCAGGAGCGTCCACCCTTTCAAGAGAAAAACATCTTTTACCAGGAATTTGGCGAAGTCAAGCAACCAGAAGGGAGCACTGAGCGGGAATTAGTCCGCATTTTCTATGCTCGTCGCTTTGATGGCACCAAGATGAAGGGGTTAACCATTCTCGATTTTTCTGAACGGGGCCTTAATCAGATCGTAACGGCGGAACGGGCCACCTGGAATGTGCAGGAGAATACCTGGGATTTCAATAACGGGACCATCTATCTCGTTTCGGCAGATGGCTCCTATCGGAATATCATTAAATTTGAGAACCAACAACTAAAATTACCGCGTACCCCCCTCGACCTAGCGGAGCGGGGACGGGACTATGGCGAAATGAGTATTGCCCAGGCCCAGGAACGGTTGGCTATTTTGCGCCAGGGGAATGATGAAAATAAGATTCGCAAGTTGGAGGTGCGTATCCAGCAAAAATATGCCTTCCCCTTTGTGTGCGTTGTCTTTGGCCTCGTCGGTTCTGCCCTAGGTACCCGACCGCAGCGGGCCAGTAAGTCTACTAGTTTTGGGATGAGTGTCCTGCTGATCTTTGGCTATTACCTGCTGGCGTTTATCTCCGGTTCCCTGGGACAGTTAAATATCCTTTCACCGTTTCTAGCCGCTTGGTTACCGATCGGCGTCACGCTAGGAATCGGTCTATTACTCCTGGTCCGAGCCGCCCGTTAAGCAACAAGCAACACTCCCCAACCCCTGCTCCCAACAGGGGCGAGGGGGAGTCGGATTGGCAAGTCTCCCGCTCCCGCTCTGGGAGAGGGGCTGGGGGTGACGGGGCTGTTTCAGCCTCAATTGCAATGGCAGTCATAAAATCACTCATCCAACCCTTACTTTTGCCATTGCGCGATCGCAGCTTGGGCTTCCTGGTACACCTTGGCCTGAGCGGGGGGAACGAGCCGCGCTGCCGCAATGGCCTGTTGACGATTCCCCCAAGCGGCCCGTTCCTGGGCGATCGTCATAATTTCCCGGCTCCAGGTTTCCATTGCCCCTTGCGCTTCTTCATAGAGGGGTTCACCCGGTTGGATCTTGCTCGCAAGCGCGATCGCCTTGCTGTAGGACGAAGCTTGATAGGGGGCTTGTTCAATCAACCCCTCTGCTGCCGCGAGCACGATCTGATTGGTATGGCGTAATGTCTCAACCTCCGTTGGTGTCACAGTGGGCAGAGGGGTTAGGGTGGGGGGAGCTGGCTTAGGCGAGGCCGCAGGGGACGTTGGGCTGGCTATGGGGGTCGGGACGGCGGGCGTATTCAGATGCTCCCAATTACGCCAGAGAATCCCCAGGATCAGCAGGAAAACAGCCATCCCACCCCATAGGAGGGTTCGTCCCCAAAAGGCGCGATCGGACAATCCAGTAGCATCGGGGGTATCGCTAGTGTTCATGGGGGGAGGCGGGGACATCGGCGGCGGGGGAGGGGGGGAAACAGGAGGGGGCGCCAGTGGGCGGGAAACGGTGAGGGGATCAAGTTTCAAGGGGGAGAACCATTGGGTATTTCCACCTGAGAGCGGTCGCTCAAGCAGGGGAGGATCCAGTGCCTGAGCCGGTGGTGGCGTCGTAGGGCGATCGGGCACTGATGCCCCTAGCGACGCAGCTAACGGGGGAGGGGTGACGGTTGTTTGGCCCGGCGGCGCGATTGGGGCATCCTGAGCCACCGGTGATCGGCCAGTACGCTCAAACAACGGCGGCGGTACCTCCCAATCCGGGAACTCGGCAGTGGATGGGGGGGGTAGGGGTGGCTGGCCGACTCGCTCCAAAATAACCTGGGCAAAGCGATGCTCCGCAGAGGTCTCTCCAGGGAGGGGCGGAACAATGATCGATGGGTTCTGAATCGGCTGGCGGTGAGTACGGCAGAGGTCAGGCAGACGATCGCGGAGGTACTGATCCAGCGTTTGCAGATCCAGGGGAGGGGGCTGGCGCAGGCCCTCTAGCAAGGCTTCTGTAAAGAAACCGTGCCCCAGGGTTGCAACCTCATGGGAAACCTGACCGGGACAACAGGAGAGCAAAGTGACCAAGCCCAACTCTGCGGCCAAGGCTGCTGTTTGGGCACCGAGATTCGTCATCTGGGGGATGACTTCCTGACTCCGGCTGATATCCAGTAACAGCAAGATCTGGCGTGTGGGAAGCGCGGCCAAGGCCTCCAACACCGATCGCACCGGCAGGGCGGTCTCTGCCAATCGGGTTGGGTCCCCCTCGATCGGCATCAGATAGTCGGTCTGGTCCTGGCAGAGACCATAGCCGCTGAAAAAGAACCAAACTCGATCGTCTGGCTGTACTCGAGTGGCCAACTGTTGCAGACAGTTCCCAATCGCAGCGGGTTGAGCGAGGCCCTCGTGCTCGGTAAGTGTCGGGGCCACGTCGGTCAATAGCCAACAATGGCTAGCGGGTAGGTGCACTTCATTGACAAGAAAGTTACGCAGGGCCAAGGCATCTTGGCGGGCATAGCGCAAGGGAGGGAGATGTTGGTACTGGTTAATGCCGATCGTGATCACCCAGTGATTAGCCATAATCGTTAGCCATAAGGTCGTTAGCTGCACTCAGGGAAAAGAGGCGGCAGTTTAGAGGGGGGTAGCCATGCATTCAAGGCAGATAAAAGGCAGATAAGGTTAATACAGGTTGGATACAAGATAGTACAACCTGCCAAAGTTGGCGAACTTGGCCCACATGAAAGGCCAATTAAAGCATGAAACGCAAATTAAACATGACGTTCGGTTAAAAGTGCTTTAAAACTGAGACAGCGTGATTGGCAACCGCTTAGCTGAGGCAGAGGTCAGCCATTGACCGGGCTGCTATCGGCGGCTGGCTGTTTTACCCCGATCGTCTGCTTTGATCGAAGAGGGGTGTCTGCATCTATGGCGGCGGTAATGTGCATGGTGAGGAGAGTTGTATGCCAGTGGAGATTCGGTTTAGCTGGGGAAGGCCTATCCTGGAGCGTATTCAGCAGCGTACTCAGTGGCTCAGACAACCCTTTGGGGGGCTGGTTGATCCCCCGTCCTCCAGCCAGGGGGCTAACTCGACTCGATCCCGTCTGCGATCGCTCCCGTGGCAAGGATTAGTGCTTTTAGGGCTAGCCAGTGGCAGTGGTTTCTGGCTGCCCATCCTGATGCCATCCCCGGCCCAAGCCTATACAGCCCGGATGGCAATTACCCTCGATCGCCAGCCGGATGAAAGCTACGATACCCTCCTGCGACGGGCTGAGGCAGCGGCCAGAGCAGCGGCCCAACGGGGGTTCGATCGCGACGTTCTGGTGAGTGAGCTATCAATCATCGTCATGGCCCAGAATCGCGGCTTAACAGCCCCCATTTTGGCCCTTCAGGTCAGCCGGACGCAATGGCGCAATCGTCCCGATGCAGGCTTTTGGATCACCTATTTTCGCACCGCCCGCGAGCTACTCGGTTTTAGCCGCCGCCCCACTACCCCAGCCCCCTCAGGAACAACAGGGACAACCCCGACACCCGCCGCCCCACCCACCAGTACCGTTCCCACCCCGCCCGGTACCCCAGCCCCGACGACACCCCCTGCCACTACTCCCGTTAGCCCCCCCGTTCCAACTCCCGTGACAACCCCGGTTACACCCCCTGCGACAACGCCCCCCTCAACTCCTGCCATTCCCCCGGCTCCTGCGGCGCGTCCAACTCCACCTGAAACCGAAGCTGGCCCAACGCCATCTAATCAGCCTCGCCCCCGTCCGCTCGTCATACCCGCAGGTTCAGGGGTTCCCCGTATTCCCACCTTACCCTCGCCGTGAGACGCTTCCCAGGCAAGGGAGATGGCTCCTTGCTGAAGGTTGCTGTGCGTTGCTCTGCTTACCGTTTGCGATTCACCCTGCCCTAACCCACCTATGCTCCGCCCCCTGCCCCGTATCCTCCTGTCTCCCCTAGCCATTGCCGCCAGGATGGCACCCTTGTGCCACAGACGTATGCTGGCCGCGATCACGGGGTGTCCACGCCTGCTGGTCTCTGGTCAGTTATTCCATCAGCTATATCAACGGGCGGGCCGCTGGTTGGTCGCTGACCTCAGCGCCCTTAGAATTGGTGCGAGTCGAAACAAGCTGAGGGGGGTCAGCAGAGGTGTTAGCAGCCAAGCGAGTCTCAGGGTGGGACTTCAGAGATTAGGCTTAGCCGCAGGGGTATGGGCGATCGCCGCATTGACAGCGACGCCGATCGCCCAAGCCTATACAGCTCGTCAGGAGATTTTTATTGCTCGTCAGTCTGCCGAAGAAACCTATGATACTTTTCTGCGTCGGGCTGAGCAGGCAGCCCGTGCC
This DNA window, taken from Trichothermofontia sichuanensis B231, encodes the following:
- a CDS encoding FAD-dependent oxidoreductase, yielding MRFSPHRRHRQRRSPSSIYPREGFGLIPETLRQEITRLGGTIYTSTTVLALVPLESGGFEVTLRQRNEHRQTMTADQVISTIPLNYLLEAIPTELGSRDVLAQYDLEYRDLICLFLAIDKPQVSQDSWTYFPDRDLMFGRTHEPKNWSPAMIPDDRYTSLAVEIFASRGEPTWQMSDEAIADTVVSQMHEIGWVSKPDVLKHWVLRVPYAYPVYTIGYQEKLQQVKDYLGQWPNLHLLGRTGSFHYMNSDGVIEDVFRLMAELFPADPRAVRSLASATGRWL
- the lptB gene encoding LPS export ABC transporter ATP-binding protein yields the protein MKIVLENIHKFYGQRAVVNRVSLSISQGEVVGLLGPNGAGKTTTFYMMTGLIRPDQGKVWLDGVDISSLPMHRRARLGIRYLAQEASIFRHLSVRDNIRLVLQESQVPRQKQQALLNHWLQEFRLERVADTAGIEVSGGERRRTELARALAVGVDGPKFLLLDEPFAGIDPIAVSEIQGTIARLREKKIGILITDHNVRETLAITDRAYIMRDGQILASGNAEELYNNPLVRQYYLGESFQA
- a CDS encoding FAD-dependent oxidoreductase, whose product is MIAVEPLAGMETQVGGGHVVFGGGIAGLTIARELLKQGCHVTVVEKGATVGGLARTFERDGFRFDIGGHRFHSNNPSVVQWLKDLLGADLLTVPRFSHIYLNQQFVDYPIQFPGALTIFSPLKAIQMVSSYLMAKLTERQRRDVSFEDWVIKRYGRALYEVFFQPYTEKVWGIPGDRLSAAWASQRIGIPSMWRAVRHAIFPPQKAPATAISQFYLSP
- a CDS encoding glycosyltransferase family 2 protein; this translates as MVVAGARPFLSVIVPVYNGGEAFVDCLQALTRSAFKDWELIVVNDGSQDRSAEVATVFGATLLHTGGRVGPGAARNQGAKVAQGKYVCFIDADCEVHPDTLGNLAKVLRQRPEVEAVFGSYDDAPKAHNFVAQFKNLMHHYVHQSSAEHSTSFWAGCGAVRRSTFFALGGFDTARYPRPCIEDIDLGYRLAQRGGQILLAKHVQVKHHKAWTLKSLIKTDILDRGVPWTRLLLANGSGLANDLNLSLPSRLSVVTVFTLIAVGMTSIFNPHLLGLALLGIGVLLGLNWEIYVFFYQKRGSFFALQSIGMHWLYYFYSGLAFILGHIWHWQSAWKSETAHRLRVYLSSILPPTYRAYFPKIYTTP
- a CDS encoding glycosyltransferase family 2 protein, which encodes MAHAQILPLVSVIVPAYNAERFLATTLDSILAQTYPHFEVLVVDDGSTDQTGAIAQAYCDRDARIRLLQQPNGGVAAARNFGIREAKGAFIAPIDADDIWYPQNLEKQIACFLRSDPKVGVVYAWSNYIDENGLPLGGCRAFAIQGNVFLTLVCHDFLGNASASVIRRCCLEQVGLYSTELRAQGAQGCEDLDLYLRLAEHYQFQVVPEFLIGYRKLSSSMSCNYTSMANSYCQVLAWVHQRHPDLPERLLRLSKGNFFMYLAFESDRVGNIAQSQHWLREALAVDPLTPFLRPSLYRLLWKTYRYRQHRPSEGEQHLDDQTLPRAFLAKPERPVACTPMPESTGRVQRRLRVKLLVWVGHVFHALLPWFAGFYQPSTLRQP
- a CDS encoding LptA/OstA family protein, which translates into the protein MNRLWRALRISTISLVPALALGAITVSPLLQQAWAQAAGPAPGRALTLRSDVQEANAKTGVVTARGNVQINYPARQIQATSAQAQYFSKERRIVLSGDVFVLQEGNSLRGETVTYLIDEGRFIAHPQPRSQVESIYIVSDPNAPTQPPAPIATPLPTPNFATPPAVTPSPSPAVLPSPAVTVPTTPVPSFPGHEAGP
- a CDS encoding LptF/LptG family permease codes for the protein MAASPSFKASWWRWLSDRIPVLDYYIIQELLPPFLFGVGAFTSIGIAIGALFELVRQVTEAGLPISTAMQVFFLKLPDFLVLSFPMAVLLSTLMTYGRLSSDSELIALRSCGISIYRIVLPAILMSLVVTGLTFVFNELIVPAANYRATLTLQQALNQERPPFQEKNIFYQEFGEVKQPEGSTERELVRIFYARRFDGTKMKGLTILDFSERGLNQIVTAERATWNVQENTWDFNNGTIYLVSADGSYRNIIKFENQQLKLPRTPLDLAERGRDYGEMSIAQAQERLAILRQGNDENKIRKLEVRIQQKYAFPFVCVVFGLVGSALGTRPQRASKSTSFGMSVLLIFGYYLLAFISGSLGQLNILSPFLAAWLPIGVTLGIGLLLLVRAAR
- a CDS encoding caspase family protein, coding for MANHWVITIGINQYQHLPPLRYARQDALALRNFLVNEVHLPASHCWLLTDVAPTLTEHEGLAQPAAIGNCLQQLATRVQPDDRVWFFFSGYGLCQDQTDYLMPIEGDPTRLAETALPVRSVLEALAALPTRQILLLLDISRSQEVIPQMTNLGAQTAALAAELGLVTLLSCCPGQVSHEVATLGHGFFTEALLEGLRQPPPLDLQTLDQYLRDRLPDLCRTHRQPIQNPSIIVPPLPGETSAEHRFAQVILERVGQPPLPPPSTAEFPDWEVPPPLFERTGRSPVAQDAPIAPPGQTTVTPPPLAASLGASVPDRPTTPPPAQALDPPLLERPLSGGNTQWFSPLKLDPLTVSRPLAPPPVSPPPPPPMSPPPPMNTSDTPDATGLSDRAFWGRTLLWGGMAVFLLILGILWRNWEHLNTPAVPTPIASPTSPAASPKPAPPTLTPLPTVTPTEVETLRHTNQIVLAAAEGLIEQAPYQASSYSKAIALASKIQPGEPLYEEAQGAMETWSREIMTIAQERAAWGNRQQAIAAARLVPPAQAKVYQEAQAAIAQWQK